One genomic segment of Cydia splendana chromosome 5, ilCydSple1.2, whole genome shotgun sequence includes these proteins:
- the LOC134790874 gene encoding uncharacterized protein LOC134790874, with product MKPEDAPKDEEEKAEPENEPLVAGDVIGDTAYSERFVLKILLKLANLDTLKEEIKEKSFEDDLCTLWDMTAERDVVLFLQKHDILKLFYFALPVIESPRIIEIIVGIIGNLSCHRNVVSDLMKMDNFLELLLDYMKSDDSLVLIQVLRLVNSSLFLAPDAHVATLMDIFQKTDYSSTLYFMLKNSSSKELLLTAIENFNTLCSYCNTEKTRSLFFTNFLKKEAIESLVAGFTEIIVNQKDSCEQDELERVLVITFQIVLNLVGFDKSQDIYIECAEDVANMIHQALCYYERKLINLKEIDSDVIDIIDSSITIIDVLKITCDPSKYFKPCYRMWRAVSLILKNTKNGNSFEQDDREELTAYTKNIVNPLSTLICVYLKSCTEEELLKILDELGEEYERIVGAVKDKEVQAEVSKRTENYRTRLKDNVDS from the coding sequence ATGAAGCCTGAAGATGCGCCCAAAGACGAAGAAGAAAAAGCGGAGCCAGAAAATGAACCACTCGTCGCGGGGGACGTTATTGGCGACACTGCTTATAGCGAGCGATTTGTTTTAAAAATCCTACTAAAATTAGCAAATTTGGACACTTTGAAAGAAGAAATCAAGGAAAAATCTTTTGAAGACGATCTTTGCACGCTATGGGATATGACTGCGGAGCGAGATGTGGTTTTATTTCTCCAGAAACACGACATCTTAAAACTCTTCTATTTCGCTTTGCCCGTTATAGAATCTCCGCGTATTATAGAGATAATTGTCGGTATTATAGGAAATTTATCATGCCATAGGAACGTTGTGTCAGATCTGATGAAAATGGATAACTTTTTGGAGTTACTCCTCGACTACATGAAGAGTGATGACAGTCTGGTGCTGATACAAGTGCTGCGCCTAGTAAACTCGAGTTTGTTCCTCGCGCCCGACGCTCACGTCGCTACTTTGATGGATATTTTCCAAAAGACAGACTATTCTAGCACTCTATATTTCATGTTAAAGAATTCTTCGAGCAAAGAACTGCTTCTGACAGCAATAGAGAATTTCAATACGCTGTGCTCATACTGTAACACAGAGAAAACTAGATCGCTTTTCTTTACAAACTTCTTGAAGAAGGAAGCTATTGAGTCCCTAGTAGCAGGTTTTACTGAGATTATTGTGAATCAAAAAGATTCCTGTGAGCAGGATGAACTTGAAAGAGTGCTTGTCATAACATTTCAAATAGTACTCAATTTGGTAGGTTTTGACAAGTCTCAGGACATTTACATAGAGTGTGCTGAGGACGTCGCTAACATGATACACCAAGCTTTATGCTACTATGAGAGGAAGTTGATTAATCTCAAAGAAATAGACTCCGATGTAATTGATATAATTGACTCTAGTATAACAATAATTGATGTGTTGAAAATCACTTGTGACCCCAGTAAATACTTCAAGCCATGTTACAGAATGTGGCGAGCAGTGAGTTTGATACTAAAAAATACCAAAAACGGTAACAGTTTTGAGCAAGACGACAGGGAAGAGTTGACAGCATACacaaaaaacattgtcaatccgTTGAGTACACTTATTTGCGTTTACTTAAAAAGTTGTACTGAAGAGGAGTTATTGAAGATCCTTGATGAGCTTGGTGAGGAGTATGAGAGGATAGTGGGTGCCGTCAAAGACAAGGAGGTTCAAGCTGAAGTCAGTAAAAGAACAGAAAACTACAGAACCAGGTTAAAGGATAATGTAGACTCATAA